The Elusimicrobiota bacterium DNA segment GAAGTTTCACTATTAGTGAAGGTTGTGCAGGACTTATTTTTTCCCGATTATTATACATATTAGTCGTCGGTAAATCAATAATACTATGAGTCAAAAAACAGCGTTTTCACGCATTTTTCAGGTTTATAATCTGTGCGATTTTAGGAATCTCTTCACTTTTTAATCCATCAGGATATCCACTACCATCCCAATGCTCGTGATGATGTTTTATGCCAAGTATAAGTTTTTCTGTGTTTTTTATATTCTCTACTATTTTGGCGCCTTTTACTGGATGTTCTTTTATTATTGCAAATTCGTCGTCTGTAAGTTTGCTCGGCTTTTGAAGGATTCTATCAGGAATACCGATTTTACCAACATCGTGCAAAATAGCAGCAAGTTTCAATATCGTTAATTCATCATCTGTGAATCCCATTTTTTTACCAACAATAAGTGAATAATTTGTTACACGTTCTGAATGCCCTTTTGTATAAACATCTTTAGCATCAATTGCAGAGACCATACTGCGTATTGCACTGTGAAACATTTCCTCTAATTCTTTTATCAGTCCTGCCCGTTCTATAGCAATTCCCGCATGTTTCCCGATTGCTGATAGAAGTTCAAGTTCTGGCTCAGTAAAATTTTTGGTTCTGCCAATAGTATCAAGATAAATAGCACCGAGTATTTTGTTTTTTGATTCAACCGGTACGCATATCACAGACCGAATATTATGTGTAATAATACTCTGTCCCATCTTGAAGCGGTCATCAATAAATGTATCCGACGATAAAACAGAAAAACCATCTTTTAATGAATGATTAATCACAGACATTGATATTCCGCCTGCCGATATTTTACCGACAGAAACAACAGGCATCACTGCGCATGTGTTAGGTTCAGAAATAATAAGAAATCCTCTATCAGCATGTATGGTTTGCAGTATTGATTGCATAATTTTGTTGAACAATTGTTCAAGGTTATATTCTGTTTGGATAGTGTCCACCACTTTGTACAGTGTAGCCACCATTTCATTTGTTTGAAGAATCGCTTTATCGTCAGTAATCCGTTTTTTAATATCAATTTTTGAGGTTTCGTTTTTAATAAAGTTTATTGTAACATTTTCTGTCTCAAACCTGAACGATGTTTCACCTGCGTCAATTATATCACCGGTATTAAGAACTGCATTTTTTATTCTTATCCCGTTTAGATATGTTCCATTAGTGCTTTTTAAGTCGGTTATATAAAAATTTTCATTTTGTTTTTCTATACAAAAATGCTCGCGAGACGATCTGTTATCTGCAATTTTTATACTTGCA contains these protein-coding regions:
- a CDS encoding HD domain-containing phosphohydrolase, giving the protein MVATLYKVVDTIQTEYNLEQLFNKIMQSILQTIHADRGFLIISEPNTCAVMPVVSVGKISAGGISMSVINHSLKDGFSVLSSDTFIDDRFKMGQSIITHNIRSVICVPVESKNKILGAIYLDTIGRTKNFTEPELELLSAIGKHAGIAIERAGLIKELEEMFHSAIRSMVSAIDAKDVYTKGHSERVTNYSLIVGKKMGFTDDELTILKLAAILHDVGKIGIPDRILQKPSKLTDDEFAIIKEHPVKGAKIVENIKNTEKLILGIKHHHEHWDGSGYPDGLKSEEIPKIAQIINLKNA